Proteins encoded in a region of the Vicia villosa cultivar HV-30 ecotype Madison, WI linkage group LG5, Vvil1.0, whole genome shotgun sequence genome:
- the LOC131601616 gene encoding MDIS1-interacting receptor like kinase 2-like isoform X2 gives MSNKNHNHTFPISVTLLIFLLLNLCQEASGLTQSEALLKWKQSLPQQPILDSWIINNSSSTQTPCSWKGITCDSKGSVTVINLAYAELEGTLQHLNLSVFTNLLRLDLNTNYLFDTIPQNIGVLSKLQFLDLSTNFLNGTLPLSISNLTQVYELDVSRNDVSGILDRRLFPDKPSSKTRLIGIRNLLFQDTLLGGPLPNEIGNIQNLTILALDGNNFSGLIPSSLGNCKHLSILGLSENHFSGPIPPSIGKLTNLTDLRFYTNNLNGTVPQEFGNLSSLIVLHLAENNFTGVLPPQVCKSGKLVNFSAADNSFTGPIPISLRNCPSLYRVRLEHNQLTGYADQNFGIYPNLTYMDFSKNKVQGDLSSKWGSCEKLQLLRMAGNSVNGNIPGEIFHLKQLQKLDLSSNQLSGTIPSQIGYSLNLYSLNLGGNRLSGKIPIEIGKLSNLQYLDLSMNMLMGEIPIQIRDCSNLLSLNLSNNHLNGTIPFQIGSLAALQILLDLSYNSFSGEIPATIGHLLNLISLNISNNNLSDSIPDEINGMLSLSNLNLSYNHLEGKIPKGGIFKSNSSTSLDLSNNQGLCGDFKGLKPCSVSLSQPNGDGSDKESVVIPIVASLGGALFLLLIFVGIYFLCYKKNSRPSRLKDSSVKIPNPFSVLYFNGRVIYEDIIEATNNFDDKYCIGGGAFGNVYKAQLKGGQMLAVKKLKYDDENLVIDSIKTFENEVKSITETRHRNIVKFYGFCFAGIHTFLVYEYMDKGSLADMLTDDMKSIELDWVKRVEIVTDFGTARFLKPNSPIWTSFAGTYGYAAPELAYTMAVTEKCDVFSFGVLAFEILTGKHPGDVVSYIQASNVQKIDLKEILDPRLPSPPNNVLNELEMVENLAVSCLHTNPQSRPTMRSISQLLIKM, from the exons ATGTCCAACAAAAACCATAATCACACATTTCCAATTTCAGTTACTTTGTTGATTTTCTTGTTGCTAAATCTATGTCAAGAAGCTTCAGGGCTAACACAATCTGAAGCCTTGTTAAAGTGGAAACAAAGTCTCCCTCAGCAACCAATTCTTGATTCATGGATCATTAACAACTCAAGTTCAACACAAACTCCATGTTCATGGAAAGGTATCACCTGTGATTCAAAAGGAAGCGTGACAGTTATAAACTTAGCATATGCTGAGCTTGAAGGTACTCTTCAACACTTAAACTTATCTGTTTTCACAAACCTTCTTCGTCTAGATCTTAACACAAACTATCTCTTCGATACCATACCTCAAAATATTGGCGTTCTTTCTAAACTCCAATTTCTCGATCTTTCTACTAATTTTCTCAATGGAACTTTGCCTCTTTCTATATCCAATTTGACTCAAGTTTACGAGCTTGATGTTTCGAGAAACGATGTGTCAGGTATATTAGACCGTCGATTGTTTCCTGATAAGCCCAGTTCTAAAACCAGACTTATTGGTATTAGGAATCTCCTTTTTCAAGATACTCTCTTGGGTGGTCCATTACCGAACGAAATAGGGAACATTCAAAACTTGACTATACTAGCACTTGACGGAAACAATTTCTCTGGGCTTATTCCTTCATCTTTAGGAAACTGTAAACATTTAAGCATTCTTGGTTTGTCTGAAAACCATTTCTCTGGCCCAATTCCACCAAGCATTGGCAAATTGACAAACCTAACTGATCTTAGGTTTTACACCAACAACTTAAATGGTACTGTGCCACAAGAATTTGGAAACCTTTCATCTTTGATTGTGTTGCATCTTGCTGAGAACAATTTCACTGGTGTGTTACCACCACAAGTTTGCAAAAGTGGCAAACTTGTGAATTTTAGTGCAGCCGATAACAGTTTCACCGGTCCAATTCCAATAAGTCTTAGAAACTGTCCTTCTTTGTATAGAGTTCGACTTGAACACAACCAGTTAACTGGTTATGCTGATCAAAATTTCGGAATTTATCCAAATCTTACTTACATGGATTTCAGCAAAAACAAAGTTCAAGGTGATTTATCTTCCAAATGGGGATCCTGCGAAAAATTGCAATTACTACGTATGGCTGGTAATTCAGTAAATGGTAACATTCCAGGAGAAATTTTTCATTTGAAACAattacaaaagcttgatctatcATCCAACCAATTATCAGGAACTATTCCTTCACAAATTGGATATTCTTTAAATTTGTATAGCTTAAATTTAGGTGGAAATAGGCTTTCTGGTAAAATACCAATTGAAATTGGAAAGCTTTCTAATTTGCAATATTTAGACCTTTCAATGAACATGTTGATGGGAGAAATTCCGATTCAGATTCGAGATTGTTCAAACTTGTTGAGTTTAAATTTGAGTAATAATCACTTGAATGGAACAATTCCATTCCAAATTGGAAGTCTTGCAGCTTTACAAATCCTTTTGGATCTAAGTTACAATTCATTTTCAGGGGAAATTCCTGCTACTATTGGTCACCTTTTAAATTTGATAAGTTTGAATATCTCAAACAATAATTTATCTGATTCAATTCCTGATGAAATTAATGGAATGTTGAGTTTGTCAAATCTTAACCTCTCTTACAATCACTTAGAGGGTAAAATTCCGAAAGGTGGCATATTCAAATCCAACTCTTCTACTTCACTTGATTTGAGCAACAACCAAGGTCTGTGTGGTGATTTCAAAGGTTTGAAACCTTGTAGTGTATCACTTAGTCAACCAAACGGTGATGGAAGTGACAAGGAAAGTGTTGTAATTCCTATTGTTGCTTCTTTAGGAGGTGCACTTTTTCTTTTACTGATATTTGTTGGCATATATTTCTTATGCTACAAGAAAAATTCAAGACCTTCAAGGCTAAAAGATTCTTCAGTGAAGATACCAAATCCATTTTCGGTTTTGTACTTCAATGGAAGAGTCATATACGAAGACATAATTGAAGCAACCAACAATTTTGACGACAAATATTGCATTGGCGGAGGAGCATTTGGAAATGTTTACAAAGCACAACTGAAAGGAGGACAAATGTTGGCGGTGAAAAAGCTGAAATACGATGACGAGAATTTAGTTATCGATAGCATAAAAACATTTGAAAATGAGGTTAAATCTATAACAGAAACAAGGCACAggaacattgtgaagttttatggatTTTGTTTTGCAGGGATCCACACATTTTTGGTTTATGAGTATATGGATAAAGGGAGTTTGGCTGATATGTTGACTGATGATATGAAATCAATAGAACTTGATTGGGTTAAAAGGGTTGAGATTGTTACAG ATTTTGGTACTGCAAGGTTTCTTAAGCCAAACTCGCCTATTTGGACTTCATTTGCCGGGACATATGGTTATGCTGCTCCAG AGCTTGCTTACACAATGGCGGTGACAGAGAAATGTGATGTATTCAGCTTTGGTGTTTTAGCATTTGAGATTCTAACTGGAAAACACCCTGGTGATGTTGTTTCTTACATACAAGCATCCAATGTTCAGAAgatagatttaaaagagattttagaTCCTCGTCTCCCATCTCCTCCAAATAATGTTTTGAATGAATTGGAAATGGTGGAAAATTTAGCTGTTTCTTGTTTACACACAAATCCTCAGTCTAGACCTACCATGAGAAGCATTTCCCAATTGCTTATAAAAATGTAG
- the LOC131601616 gene encoding MDIS1-interacting receptor like kinase 2-like isoform X1 has translation MSNKNHNHTFPISVTLLIFLLLNLCQEASGLTQSEALLKWKQSLPQQPILDSWIINNSSSTQTPCSWKGITCDSKGSVTVINLAYAELEGTLQHLNLSVFTNLLRLDLNTNYLFDTIPQNIGVLSKLQFLDLSTNFLNGTLPLSISNLTQVYELDVSRNDVSGILDRRLFPDKPSSKTRLIGIRNLLFQDTLLGGPLPNEIGNIQNLTILALDGNNFSGLIPSSLGNCKHLSILGLSENHFSGPIPPSIGKLTNLTDLRFYTNNLNGTVPQEFGNLSSLIVLHLAENNFTGVLPPQVCKSGKLVNFSAADNSFTGPIPISLRNCPSLYRVRLEHNQLTGYADQNFGIYPNLTYMDFSKNKVQGDLSSKWGSCEKLQLLRMAGNSVNGNIPGEIFHLKQLQKLDLSSNQLSGTIPSQIGYSLNLYSLNLGGNRLSGKIPIEIGKLSNLQYLDLSMNMLMGEIPIQIRDCSNLLSLNLSNNHLNGTIPFQIGSLAALQILLDLSYNSFSGEIPATIGHLLNLISLNISNNNLSDSIPDEINGMLSLSNLNLSYNHLEGKIPKGGIFKSNSSTSLDLSNNQGLCGDFKGLKPCSVSLSQPNGDGSDKESVVIPIVASLGGALFLLLIFVGIYFLCYKKNSRPSRLKDSSVKIPNPFSVLYFNGRVIYEDIIEATNNFDDKYCIGGGAFGNVYKAQLKGGQMLAVKKLKYDDENLVIDSIKTFENEVKSITETRHRNIVKFYGFCFAGIHTFLVYEYMDKGSLADMLTDDMKSIELDWVKRVEIVTGVASALSYMHHDCSPLLIHRDISSKNILLSSNLEAHVSDFGTARFLKPNSPIWTSFAGTYGYAAPELAYTMAVTEKCDVFSFGVLAFEILTGKHPGDVVSYIQASNVQKIDLKEILDPRLPSPPNNVLNELEMVENLAVSCLHTNPQSRPTMRSISQLLIKM, from the exons ATGTCCAACAAAAACCATAATCACACATTTCCAATTTCAGTTACTTTGTTGATTTTCTTGTTGCTAAATCTATGTCAAGAAGCTTCAGGGCTAACACAATCTGAAGCCTTGTTAAAGTGGAAACAAAGTCTCCCTCAGCAACCAATTCTTGATTCATGGATCATTAACAACTCAAGTTCAACACAAACTCCATGTTCATGGAAAGGTATCACCTGTGATTCAAAAGGAAGCGTGACAGTTATAAACTTAGCATATGCTGAGCTTGAAGGTACTCTTCAACACTTAAACTTATCTGTTTTCACAAACCTTCTTCGTCTAGATCTTAACACAAACTATCTCTTCGATACCATACCTCAAAATATTGGCGTTCTTTCTAAACTCCAATTTCTCGATCTTTCTACTAATTTTCTCAATGGAACTTTGCCTCTTTCTATATCCAATTTGACTCAAGTTTACGAGCTTGATGTTTCGAGAAACGATGTGTCAGGTATATTAGACCGTCGATTGTTTCCTGATAAGCCCAGTTCTAAAACCAGACTTATTGGTATTAGGAATCTCCTTTTTCAAGATACTCTCTTGGGTGGTCCATTACCGAACGAAATAGGGAACATTCAAAACTTGACTATACTAGCACTTGACGGAAACAATTTCTCTGGGCTTATTCCTTCATCTTTAGGAAACTGTAAACATTTAAGCATTCTTGGTTTGTCTGAAAACCATTTCTCTGGCCCAATTCCACCAAGCATTGGCAAATTGACAAACCTAACTGATCTTAGGTTTTACACCAACAACTTAAATGGTACTGTGCCACAAGAATTTGGAAACCTTTCATCTTTGATTGTGTTGCATCTTGCTGAGAACAATTTCACTGGTGTGTTACCACCACAAGTTTGCAAAAGTGGCAAACTTGTGAATTTTAGTGCAGCCGATAACAGTTTCACCGGTCCAATTCCAATAAGTCTTAGAAACTGTCCTTCTTTGTATAGAGTTCGACTTGAACACAACCAGTTAACTGGTTATGCTGATCAAAATTTCGGAATTTATCCAAATCTTACTTACATGGATTTCAGCAAAAACAAAGTTCAAGGTGATTTATCTTCCAAATGGGGATCCTGCGAAAAATTGCAATTACTACGTATGGCTGGTAATTCAGTAAATGGTAACATTCCAGGAGAAATTTTTCATTTGAAACAattacaaaagcttgatctatcATCCAACCAATTATCAGGAACTATTCCTTCACAAATTGGATATTCTTTAAATTTGTATAGCTTAAATTTAGGTGGAAATAGGCTTTCTGGTAAAATACCAATTGAAATTGGAAAGCTTTCTAATTTGCAATATTTAGACCTTTCAATGAACATGTTGATGGGAGAAATTCCGATTCAGATTCGAGATTGTTCAAACTTGTTGAGTTTAAATTTGAGTAATAATCACTTGAATGGAACAATTCCATTCCAAATTGGAAGTCTTGCAGCTTTACAAATCCTTTTGGATCTAAGTTACAATTCATTTTCAGGGGAAATTCCTGCTACTATTGGTCACCTTTTAAATTTGATAAGTTTGAATATCTCAAACAATAATTTATCTGATTCAATTCCTGATGAAATTAATGGAATGTTGAGTTTGTCAAATCTTAACCTCTCTTACAATCACTTAGAGGGTAAAATTCCGAAAGGTGGCATATTCAAATCCAACTCTTCTACTTCACTTGATTTGAGCAACAACCAAGGTCTGTGTGGTGATTTCAAAGGTTTGAAACCTTGTAGTGTATCACTTAGTCAACCAAACGGTGATGGAAGTGACAAGGAAAGTGTTGTAATTCCTATTGTTGCTTCTTTAGGAGGTGCACTTTTTCTTTTACTGATATTTGTTGGCATATATTTCTTATGCTACAAGAAAAATTCAAGACCTTCAAGGCTAAAAGATTCTTCAGTGAAGATACCAAATCCATTTTCGGTTTTGTACTTCAATGGAAGAGTCATATACGAAGACATAATTGAAGCAACCAACAATTTTGACGACAAATATTGCATTGGCGGAGGAGCATTTGGAAATGTTTACAAAGCACAACTGAAAGGAGGACAAATGTTGGCGGTGAAAAAGCTGAAATACGATGACGAGAATTTAGTTATCGATAGCATAAAAACATTTGAAAATGAGGTTAAATCTATAACAGAAACAAGGCACAggaacattgtgaagttttatggatTTTGTTTTGCAGGGATCCACACATTTTTGGTTTATGAGTATATGGATAAAGGGAGTTTGGCTGATATGTTGACTGATGATATGAAATCAATAGAACTTGATTGGGTTAAAAGGGTTGAGATTGTTACAGGTGTTGCAAGTGCTCTTTCTTATATGCATCATGATTGTTCACCACTTTTGATTCATAGAGACATTTCAAGCAAgaatattttgttatcttcaaatCTTGAAGCTCATGTTTCAGATTTTGGTACTGCAAGGTTTCTTAAGCCAAACTCGCCTATTTGGACTTCATTTGCCGGGACATATGGTTATGCTGCTCCAG AGCTTGCTTACACAATGGCGGTGACAGAGAAATGTGATGTATTCAGCTTTGGTGTTTTAGCATTTGAGATTCTAACTGGAAAACACCCTGGTGATGTTGTTTCTTACATACAAGCATCCAATGTTCAGAAgatagatttaaaagagattttagaTCCTCGTCTCCCATCTCCTCCAAATAATGTTTTGAATGAATTGGAAATGGTGGAAAATTTAGCTGTTTCTTGTTTACACACAAATCCTCAGTCTAGACCTACCATGAGAAGCATTTCCCAATTGCTTATAAAAATGTAG